From Calothrix sp. PCC 6303, a single genomic window includes:
- a CDS encoding BMC domain-containing protein has translation MDVYNQRSISTNHGANQAARREKSLEGALGLVSTRSFPAIVGTADMMLKSAGVYLIGYEKIGDAHCTAIIRGGIADVRLAVEAGERTAKDFGQFVSSLVIPRPYPNLNIVLPITNRLKDFAEGGSQSRLSNLAIGLVETRGFPAMVGAADAMLKAAEVQLAAYEKIGGGLCTAIIRGTVANVAVAVEAGMNEAERIGELSAVMVIPRPLDELENTLPVASCWVEKSQPISQTINIPLSIKEKEKEVVVEAEILELPDLSKLPSKITEYL, from the coding sequence ATGGATGTATACAATCAACGTTCTATTAGCACAAATCATGGCGCAAATCAAGCTGCACGACGAGAAAAATCTCTTGAAGGTGCTTTAGGCTTAGTATCAACACGCAGTTTCCCGGCAATTGTCGGCACAGCTGACATGATGTTAAAGTCTGCTGGAGTTTACCTCATTGGTTACGAAAAAATCGGCGATGCTCATTGTACTGCCATTATTCGGGGTGGTATCGCTGATGTACGTTTAGCCGTGGAAGCCGGAGAACGAACTGCTAAAGATTTTGGTCAATTTGTATCTAGTTTAGTAATTCCCCGCCCATATCCCAACTTAAATATAGTCCTACCAATCACCAATCGCCTCAAAGACTTCGCAGAGGGAGGTTCTCAGAGCCGCTTGAGCAATCTAGCCATCGGTCTAGTAGAAACAAGGGGATTCCCGGCGATGGTGGGGGCAGCAGACGCGATGCTCAAAGCCGCAGAAGTACAGTTAGCAGCTTATGAAAAAATTGGTGGGGGTTTGTGTACGGCAATTATTCGCGGGACAGTAGCAAATGTTGCCGTTGCTGTAGAAGCAGGAATGAATGAAGCAGAAAGAATTGGTGAACTTAGTGCGGTAATGGTTATTCCTAGACCTTTGGATGAACTTGAAAATACTTTGCCAGTTGCTAGTTGTTGGGTTGAGAAATCCCAGCCGATATCTCAGACGATAAATATTCCATTGAGCATCAAAGAAAAGGAAAAAGAAGTAGTTGTAGAAGCTGAGATATTAGAGTTGCCTGATTTATCCAAATTACCCTCTAAAATTACAGAATATTTGTAA
- a CDS encoding carbon dioxide concentrating mechanism protein → MTVPPLYLCDRIDSYISGEVKIHPSAVVAPGVIFQAAANSRIVISQGVCIGMGAILQVDRGTLLVEAGVSIGAGFLMIGSGTIGANSCIGSATTVFNSSVAPKQVVPPGSIIGDQSRVISESHSQPALPSSEPKPEPELQLEDDLWAESPKNQQPEIKPEIKPEANKDNLTAVSNSEEELAVPPQTEPPSETPNNFGANIYGQSSVQRLLVTLFPHRQSLNKPLSDDE, encoded by the coding sequence ATGACAGTGCCGCCACTGTATTTATGCGATCGCATTGATTCTTACATCAGTGGCGAAGTCAAGATTCATCCCAGCGCAGTTGTCGCACCAGGGGTCATATTCCAAGCAGCTGCAAATAGTAGAATCGTCATTAGTCAAGGTGTCTGCATTGGTATGGGGGCTATCCTCCAAGTTGATAGAGGAACATTGCTAGTAGAAGCTGGTGTGAGTATCGGTGCTGGTTTTTTGATGATTGGCTCAGGAACAATCGGTGCTAACTCTTGCATCGGTTCTGCAACAACTGTTTTTAATAGTTCTGTTGCCCCCAAACAAGTAGTTCCCCCCGGTTCAATTATTGGAGATCAAAGTCGGGTAATCAGCGAGTCACATTCTCAGCCAGCTTTACCTAGCAGTGAACCAAAACCAGAACCAGAATTACAACTAGAGGATGATCTTTGGGCTGAATCACCAAAAAATCAACAACCAGAAATCAAACCAGAAATCAAACCAGAAGCTAACAAAGATAACTTAACCGCTGTTAGTAATTCGGAAGAAGAACTTGCAGTACCTCCCCAAACCGAACCCCCCTCAGAAACACCTAACAACTTCGGCGCGAATATTTACGGACAAAGTAGCGTCCAACGTTTGCTAGTCACCCTATTCCCCCACAGGCAGTCATTAAATAAACCCCTATCTGACGACGAATAG
- a CDS encoding sensor histidine kinase, producing the protein MVCLMSKLRSNDLYIAKSLLILTMFVVLGVLEYSTPSDYVFGYLYSGAILLVNSWFGEIATLQATFAAVFLTILNLWIPGHEAIRFSTIASRIIAAMALIVTGFLSQRLRQSQDAIALTTTKLETQEKLVRLREDFASTLTHDLKTPLLGAMEIIKAFQQEQFGAILPSQQQVLATMARSHETSLQLLETLLDVYRNDTEGLKLNLAPVDLAVLVEEAAITLTQLAASRRVHLSFNYGDSDFRQSLWVNGDALQLQRVLTNLLINAINHSRRGDRVEVILEPQTSYQVVKILDTGAGIKPEHFPYLFERFYQGNSDRQAKGFGLGLYLSRQIIEAHNGIIWAENRIPSGAIFSFKLPVLPFHPSVSASHSM; encoded by the coding sequence ATGGTATGCTTAATGTCTAAATTACGATCTAACGATCTATATATAGCTAAAAGTTTGCTGATTTTGACTATGTTTGTTGTGTTAGGAGTGTTAGAATATTCGACTCCTAGTGACTATGTATTTGGGTATCTCTACAGCGGAGCGATTTTATTAGTAAACTCTTGGTTTGGGGAAATTGCAACTTTGCAAGCCACCTTTGCGGCTGTTTTCCTAACTATATTAAACCTGTGGATACCTGGACATGAAGCGATAAGATTTTCCACCATTGCCAGTCGAATTATTGCCGCGATGGCATTAATAGTGACGGGATTTTTGAGTCAGCGTCTACGTCAATCGCAAGATGCGATCGCACTCACTACCACTAAACTGGAAACACAGGAAAAATTGGTGAGATTGCGAGAAGATTTTGCTTCCACCCTCACCCACGACTTGAAAACACCGCTTTTGGGGGCAATGGAAATCATCAAAGCCTTTCAACAAGAACAATTTGGTGCTATTTTACCAAGCCAGCAGCAAGTCTTAGCAACAATGGCGCGTAGTCATGAAACTTCTTTGCAGCTATTAGAAACCCTATTAGATGTCTATCGCAATGATACCGAAGGCTTAAAACTGAACCTCGCACCTGTAGATTTAGCTGTCTTGGTGGAAGAAGCTGCGATTACTTTAACTCAATTAGCTGCTAGTCGTCGCGTCCATCTATCCTTTAATTATGGCGATTCCGATTTTCGGCAATCCCTTTGGGTAAATGGTGATGCATTGCAACTGCAACGAGTATTGACAAATCTCTTAATAAATGCAATTAATCATTCTCGAAGAGGCGATCGCGTTGAGGTAATATTAGAACCACAAACCTCTTACCAAGTTGTGAAAATTTTGGATACAGGTGCAGGGATTAAACCCGAACACTTCCCATACCTATTCGAGCGATTTTACCAAGGTAATAGCGACAGACAAGCCAAAGGTTTCGGGTTGGGGCTTTACCTATCTCGCCAAATAATTGAAGCACATAACGGTATAATTTGGGCAGAGAACAGAATTCCATCTGGCGCTATTTTTAGCTTTAAACTACCTGTTCTGCCATTCCATCCCTCTGTTTCTGCCTCACATTCTATGTAA
- a CDS encoding EutN/CcmL family microcompartment protein, translating into MQIAKVRGTVVSTQKDPSLQGTKLLMLQVVDEEGNLLPKYEVAADNVGAGLDEWVLYSVGSASRQILGNEKRPIDAAVIAIIDSVRIEDRLVYSKKDQYR; encoded by the coding sequence ATGCAAATTGCGAAAGTACGGGGTACGGTAGTTAGCACGCAAAAAGACCCAAGTTTGCAAGGCACAAAACTACTCATGTTGCAAGTAGTAGACGAAGAAGGGAACCTGCTACCAAAATACGAAGTAGCAGCAGATAACGTAGGTGCAGGGCTTGACGAGTGGGTACTTTATAGCGTGGGAAGTGCCTCGCGTCAAATTCTTGGGAACGAAAAACGTCCTATAGATGCGGCAGTCATAGCCATAATTGACTCAGTTCGCATTGAAGACCGACTTGTTTACAGTAAAAAAGATCAGTATCGATAA
- a CDS encoding response regulator transcription factor — MPSTPIKILLVEDDELFRLGLRVRLQQDTLLEIVAETEDGETAIELTKQHPLDVVLLDVGLPGIGGIETCRQIKQQNPNLSVLILTSHSQQSLISRLIEAGAQGYCLKGIAADQLILALRSVAAGASWWDETATKEIRSSFTSQPNLENISVNISKSDNPLTHREQEILELLAVGKSNQEIAQTLYITPGTVRVHVHAILHKLEVSDRAQAVVAALQRHLIKNGLTIEE, encoded by the coding sequence ATGCCTTCTACCCCAATCAAAATTCTCCTAGTTGAGGATGATGAACTCTTCCGGTTAGGCTTGCGTGTACGATTACAACAAGACACCCTCTTAGAGATTGTCGCCGAAACTGAAGATGGCGAAACAGCTATTGAATTAACAAAGCAGCATCCTTTAGATGTGGTGCTTTTGGATGTAGGATTACCAGGGATTGGAGGAATTGAAACCTGTCGGCAAATAAAGCAACAAAACCCCAATCTGTCAGTACTAATTTTGACATCTCATTCCCAACAATCCCTAATTAGCAGATTGATAGAAGCTGGTGCTCAAGGCTATTGTCTCAAAGGGATTGCTGCTGATCAGTTAATATTAGCACTTCGTTCTGTTGCAGCTGGTGCATCTTGGTGGGATGAAACAGCAACAAAAGAAATTCGTTCTTCCTTTACATCGCAACCTAACTTAGAAAATATCTCTGTCAATATTTCAAAATCTGACAATCCCCTCACCCATCGAGAACAGGAAATTTTAGAATTGCTAGCAGTTGGAAAAAGTAACCAAGAAATAGCCCAAACACTCTACATTACCCCTGGAACAGTTAGGGTACATGTCCACGCTATTTTACACAAATTGGAAGTAAGCGATCGCGCTCAAGCTGTAGTTGCTGCTTTACAAAGACATTTAATTAAAAATGGCTTGACTATAGAAGAATAA
- a CDS encoding carbon dioxide-concentrating mechanism protein CcmK: MPIAVGMIETKGFPAVVEAADAMVKAARVTLVGYEKIGSARVTVIVRGDVSEVQASVSAGIEAARRVNGGEVLSTHIIARPHENLEYVLPIRYTEAVEQFRS; the protein is encoded by the coding sequence ATGCCAATTGCGGTTGGAATGATTGAAACAAAAGGTTTTCCAGCGGTTGTAGAAGCCGCTGATGCGATGGTGAAAGCTGCTCGTGTCACCCTGGTGGGATATGAAAAAATTGGAAGCGCGCGTGTCACCGTAATTGTCCGTGGTGATGTCTCAGAAGTACAAGCTTCTGTGTCAGCAGGAATTGAAGCTGCGCGTCGGGTAAATGGTGGTGAAGTTCTTTCAACCCATATTATTGCCCGTCCCCATGAAAATTTAGAATATGTGCTGCCAATTCGTTACACTGAAGCAGTGGAGCAGTTCCGAAGTTAG
- a CDS encoding NADH-quinone oxidoreductase subunit M has product MLTALILLPLIGAAIIGFLPTGVEPKVTKKLALLFSAIAFAWTIVLAIKFNPSDINQQFAEFIPWIDALGLNYSLGIDGLSLPLLLLNGLLTCIAVFSSDESQKRPRFYYSLLLLLNVGVNGAFLAQDLLLFFLFYELELIPLYLLIAIWGGERRGYAATKFLIYTALSGILILASFLGLVWLSDSPSFALSTLHATSLPLATQILLLVGILIGFGIKIPLVPFHTWLPDAHVEASTPISVLLAGVLLKLGTYGLLRFGMNLLPEAWGYIAPWLATWAVVSVLYGSSCAIAQKDMKKMVAYSSIGHMGYILLAAAAATPLSILATVMQMVSHGLISGMLFLLVGVVYKKTGSRDLDVVRGLLNPERGMPVIGSLMILGVMASAGIPGMVGFISEFLVFRSSFAVFPIQTLISMLGTGLTAVYFLILTNRAFFGRLSEQTSNLPRVYWSDRIPALILALFIIIFGIQPGWLSRWTEPTITAMVNTQESLVSEQSTVNSYHN; this is encoded by the coding sequence ATGCTCACCGCTCTAATTTTGCTACCTTTAATAGGAGCAGCCATCATTGGTTTTTTACCCACGGGTGTAGAACCGAAAGTCACGAAAAAACTAGCTTTATTATTTTCAGCGATCGCATTCGCCTGGACAATCGTTTTAGCTATTAAATTTAATCCTAGCGATATCAATCAACAATTTGCCGAATTTATCCCTTGGATAGATGCGCTTGGCTTAAATTACAGCCTGGGAATCGATGGTTTATCACTGCCATTACTGCTTTTAAATGGACTCCTCACCTGTATTGCCGTTTTCAGCAGTGATGAATCTCAAAAGCGTCCCAGATTCTACTATTCCCTGCTTTTACTGCTCAACGTTGGCGTAAATGGGGCGTTTCTCGCACAAGATTTACTCCTATTTTTCCTATTTTATGAACTAGAACTAATTCCCCTATACTTACTCATCGCTATTTGGGGAGGAGAACGTCGAGGATATGCTGCCACAAAATTTTTAATTTACACAGCACTTTCAGGCATCCTAATTTTAGCGAGTTTCCTGGGCTTAGTGTGGTTGAGCGATTCACCTAGCTTTGCCCTCAGCACCCTCCATGCCACATCCCTACCACTTGCCACCCAAATTTTACTCCTGGTGGGAATTTTAATTGGTTTCGGCATCAAAATCCCCTTAGTTCCCTTCCACACATGGCTTCCAGATGCCCACGTAGAAGCATCTACCCCCATATCAGTCCTCTTAGCTGGAGTATTACTGAAACTGGGAACCTACGGCTTACTGCGATTTGGCATGAACCTATTACCAGAAGCTTGGGGTTATATTGCCCCCTGGTTAGCAACTTGGGCAGTAGTTAGTGTACTCTACGGATCGTCGTGTGCGATCGCGCAAAAAGACATGAAGAAAATGGTGGCATATAGTTCCATTGGACACATGGGATATATCCTCCTCGCAGCCGCAGCCGCAACACCATTGAGCATATTAGCTACAGTCATGCAGATGGTTAGCCACGGTTTAATATCTGGCATGTTGTTTTTACTAGTGGGTGTTGTATACAAAAAAACAGGTAGCCGTGACCTTGATGTTGTTAGAGGACTATTAAATCCGGAACGAGGAATGCCCGTGATTGGTAGTTTAATGATATTAGGGGTAATGGCAAGTGCAGGTATACCGGGAATGGTGGGATTTATTTCGGAATTTCTTGTTTTTCGCAGTAGTTTTGCAGTTTTCCCCATCCAAACCCTAATTTCAATGTTGGGTACCGGGTTAACAGCAGTTTACTTCCTAATTTTGACAAATCGTGCCTTCTTTGGCAGATTATCAGAACAAACTAGTAATCTCCCTAGAGTATATTGGTCAGATAGAATACCCGCTTTAATTTTGGCACTATTTATCATCATTTTTGGAATTCAACCTGGGTGGTTAAGTCGTTGGACAGAACCAACTATTACAGCAATGGTAAATACTCAAGAATCACTTGTCAGTGAACAGTCAACAGTCAACAGTTATCACAATTAG
- a CDS encoding ribulose bisphosphate carboxylase small subunit, translating into MAVRSVAQAAPPTPWSSDLAEPAIHPTAFVHSFSNIIGDVVVGANVIVAPGTSIRADEGTPFYIGENTNLQDGVVIHGLEQGRVVGDDQQDYSVWIGKNACITHMALIHGPCYVGDGCFIGFRSTVFNAKVGEGCIVMMHALIQDVEIPPGKYIPSGAVITSQHQADRLPDVQDADKDFAHHVVGINQALRTGYLCAADSKCITPIRDELAKSYTSNTVNNFSFAFEERSDEVAITSLGGETVDQVRYLLQQGFKIGTEHVDGRRFRTGSWTSCSPIEARSLNEAMSALESCVSEHRGEYIRLFGIDPNGKRRVLETIIARPDGAAGGTATGFKAPSAKPASYSSNGSSNGHSNGNSNGNGKVGGEIVDQVRQLLAGGYKIGSEYVDERRFRTGSWQSCQPITSTSINEVMAALENCLREHQGEYVRLIGIDAKAKRRILESIIQRPDGIVAPAGSSATKSFTASTASNSSYSSPAATSSSNGLPSEVLDHLRQLVSGGYKISAEYVDARRFRTGTWQTCGQIEASSDRQAAATLQGYISEHPGDYVRLIGIDPKAKRRVLELIVQRP; encoded by the coding sequence ATGGCAGTCCGCAGCGTAGCGCAGGCGGCACCCCCAACCCCGTGGTCAAGTGATTTAGCAGAACCAGCTATCCATCCAACGGCGTTCGTGCATTCGTTTTCCAATATCATTGGGGATGTGGTAGTTGGGGCAAACGTAATTGTTGCGCCAGGTACTTCGATTCGGGCAGATGAGGGTACACCATTTTATATCGGTGAAAATACAAATCTCCAAGATGGTGTTGTAATCCATGGCTTGGAGCAAGGTCGCGTCGTTGGCGACGATCAACAGGATTACTCGGTATGGATTGGTAAAAATGCCTGTATCACCCACATGGCACTGATTCACGGACCATGTTACGTCGGAGATGGCTGTTTCATAGGCTTCCGTTCGACAGTATTTAATGCGAAAGTGGGTGAGGGTTGTATCGTCATGATGCACGCGCTGATTCAGGATGTGGAAATTCCCCCTGGAAAGTATATACCTTCAGGGGCGGTGATTACCAGTCAACACCAAGCAGATAGGTTGCCAGATGTACAGGATGCAGACAAGGATTTTGCACACCATGTAGTTGGTATCAACCAAGCTTTAAGGACTGGTTATCTCTGTGCTGCGGATAGCAAATGTATTACACCCATTCGGGATGAATTAGCTAAGTCTTATACAAGTAACACAGTTAACAATTTTAGTTTTGCTTTTGAAGAAAGGAGCGATGAGGTGGCGATAACTAGCTTGGGCGGGGAAACAGTTGATCAGGTACGCTATTTACTGCAACAAGGATTTAAAATTGGTACTGAGCATGTAGACGGGCGACGTTTCCGTACAGGATCTTGGACAAGTTGCAGTCCAATCGAAGCGCGATCGCTTAACGAAGCAATGTCAGCATTAGAATCATGTGTCAGCGAACACAGGGGCGAATATATCCGTTTATTTGGGATTGACCCCAACGGAAAACGGCGAGTTTTAGAAACAATTATCGCTCGTCCAGATGGAGCAGCAGGCGGTACAGCTACAGGTTTTAAAGCCCCATCTGCCAAACCAGCCAGCTACAGCAGCAATGGTAGCTCTAATGGTCATAGCAACGGCAACTCCAACGGTAACGGCAAAGTCGGTGGTGAAATCGTCGATCAAGTTCGCCAGCTATTAGCAGGCGGTTACAAAATCGGCAGCGAATATGTAGATGAACGTCGTTTTCGTACAGGAAGTTGGCAAAGTTGTCAACCCATAACATCCACTTCCATCAACGAAGTCATGGCAGCATTGGAAAATTGCCTACGTGAGCATCAAGGAGAATACGTTCGCCTCATTGGAATTGATGCTAAAGCAAAACGCCGCATCTTAGAAAGCATTATTCAACGTCCTGACGGCATCGTTGCCCCCGCTGGAAGCAGTGCAACCAAGTCATTTACTGCTAGCACTGCCAGCAATAGTTCTTACTCTTCCCCCGCTGCCACCAGTAGCAGCAACGGCTTACCCTCGGAAGTTTTAGATCACCTCCGACAATTAGTATCTGGTGGCTATAAAATTAGCGCTGAATACGTAGATGCACGCCGTTTCCGTACAGGAACCTGGCAAACTTGCGGACAAATTGAGGCATCATCAGATCGTCAAGCCGCTGCCACACTCCAAGGATATATATCTGAACATCCAGGCGATTATGTTCGTTTAATTGGCATTGATCCTAAAGCAAAGCGCCGTGTTTTAGAATTGATTGTTCAACGTCCATAA
- a CDS encoding carbon dioxide-concentrating mechanism protein CcmK, translating to MSIAVGMVETLGFPAVVEAADAMVKAARVTLVGYEKIGSGRVTVIVRGDVSEVQASVGAGVESVKRVSGGQVLSTHIIARPHENLEYVLPIRYTEDVEQFRENVNSIRSFGRRP from the coding sequence ATGTCAATTGCAGTAGGAATGGTAGAAACTTTAGGCTTTCCAGCAGTGGTAGAAGCCGCTGACGCGATGGTGAAAGCCGCTCGTGTCACCTTAGTAGGTTACGAGAAAATCGGTAGTGGTCGCGTGACAGTAATTGTTCGTGGTGATGTCTCAGAAGTACAAGCTTCAGTTGGGGCAGGTGTGGAATCAGTCAAGCGTGTGAGCGGTGGACAAGTACTATCAACCCACATCATTGCTCGTCCCCACGAGAACCTAGAATATGTACTACCAATTCGTTACACCGAAGACGTAGAACAATTCCGCGAAAACGTCAACTCCATTCGCTCTTTTGGTAGAAGACCATAG
- a CDS encoding NAD(P)H-quinone oxidoreductase subunit F: protein MNQFLFSTSWCVPFYGLIGALITLPWAMGIIRRTGPRPAAYLNLLMTVIGLVHSLVVFKDIWNHDPETIFFHWFQAVDFDLSFAIEISPVSIGASVMITGLSLFAQIYALGYMEKDWALARFFALMGFFEAALSGLAISDSLFLSYALLEVLTLSTYLLVGFWYAQPLVVTAARDAFLTKRVGDLMLLMGVVTLSNLAGSLNFSDLHEWAQTAQLSPLTSTLLGLALIAGPAGKCAQFPLHLWLDEAMEGPNPASVLRNSMVVAGGAYILFKLQPILALSPVALNALLVMGGVTAVGATLVSLAQIDIKRSLSHSTSAYMGLVFLAVGLEQGGVALMLLLTHAIAKALLFMSSGSVIYTTGTQDLTEMGGLWSRMPATTTAFVVGSAGMVSLLPLGSFWAMLAWADGLATISPWVIGILVLVNGLTALNLTRVFRLIFWGTPQQKSKRSPEVGWQMAVPMVSLTIVNLLVPIMLQQWYLLPPWESINLVVLGSLVFSTVLGVAVGSLIYLHKAWSRSRIFAWRLVQDLLGYDFYIDRVYKLTIVNLVAMLSRVSAWSDRFLVDGLVNLVGFATMFGGQSLRYSISGQSQGYMLTILIGVSILGFFISWSLGLLDRLPF from the coding sequence ATCAATCAGTTTTTGTTCTCCACCAGTTGGTGTGTACCTTTTTACGGTCTAATCGGTGCGCTGATTACACTACCGTGGGCGATGGGTATAATTCGGCGTACAGGTCCAAGACCAGCAGCCTATTTAAATCTACTCATGACCGTTATCGGTTTAGTTCACAGCTTAGTAGTATTTAAAGATATTTGGAATCATGACCCAGAAACAATATTCTTCCACTGGTTTCAAGCAGTAGACTTCGATTTATCATTTGCAATTGAAATCTCGCCAGTAAGTATTGGGGCATCTGTAATGATTACAGGTTTGAGCTTATTTGCTCAAATCTATGCCCTAGGCTACATGGAAAAAGACTGGGCATTGGCGCGTTTCTTCGCGCTGATGGGGTTCTTTGAGGCAGCTTTGAGTGGCTTGGCAATCAGTGATTCACTATTTTTAAGTTATGCCCTACTAGAGGTATTAACCTTATCAACCTATTTATTAGTGGGTTTTTGGTATGCCCAACCCTTAGTGGTGACAGCTGCCCGTGATGCCTTTTTAACTAAGCGGGTGGGGGACTTAATGCTGTTGATGGGGGTGGTGACACTTTCTAACTTAGCAGGAAGTTTAAACTTTTCCGATTTACATGAGTGGGCGCAGACAGCCCAACTTAGTCCCCTAACATCAACTTTATTAGGACTAGCATTAATTGCTGGACCTGCGGGTAAATGTGCTCAATTTCCCTTGCATCTATGGTTAGATGAAGCAATGGAAGGTCCTAACCCAGCGTCAGTACTGCGAAACTCAATGGTGGTGGCGGGTGGTGCCTACATTTTATTTAAATTGCAACCGATTTTAGCTTTGTCTCCAGTGGCATTAAACGCCTTATTGGTGATGGGTGGAGTGACAGCAGTAGGGGCAACCTTAGTTTCTTTGGCGCAAATTGACATTAAGCGATCGCTTTCCCACTCAACCAGTGCTTATATGGGACTAGTATTCCTAGCAGTGGGTTTGGAACAGGGCGGCGTGGCATTAATGCTGTTGTTAACCCATGCCATCGCTAAAGCCCTATTATTTATGAGTTCAGGCTCAGTAATTTACACCACCGGAACCCAAGATTTAACGGAAATGGGCGGTTTGTGGTCACGGATGCCAGCCACCACCACAGCCTTTGTAGTTGGTTCCGCCGGGATGGTATCATTATTACCTCTAGGTAGTTTTTGGGCAATGTTGGCATGGGCAGATGGTTTAGCAACTATCTCTCCCTGGGTAATTGGGATATTAGTATTAGTTAACGGCTTAACAGCATTAAATTTAACTAGAGTCTTCAGATTAATATTTTGGGGTACCCCGCAGCAAAAAAGCAAACGCAGCCCAGAAGTTGGTTGGCAAATGGCAGTACCAATGGTGTCCCTAACAATCGTGAACTTACTAGTACCAATTATGTTGCAACAGTGGTATTTGTTGCCTCCTTGGGAAAGCATTAATTTGGTAGTTCTAGGGTCATTAGTATTTTCCACCGTTTTGGGTGTCGCCGTAGGTTCCCTAATTTACCTGCACAAAGCTTGGTCACGTTCACGCATCTTTGCATGGCGATTAGTGCAAGATTTATTGGGATACGACTTCTACATCGACCGTGTGTATAAATTAACTATAGTTAACTTAGTAGCGATGTTATCAAGGGTTTCAGCTTGGAGCGATCGCTTTTTAGTTGACGGCTTGGTAAACTTAGTTGGTTTCGCCACGATGTTCGGCGGACAAAGTTTGAGGTATAGTATTTCTGGTCAATCTCAAGGATACATGTTAACAATTCTCATCGGTGTTAGTATCCTCGGTTTCTTCATTAGTTGGTCATTAGGACTTTTAGATCGTTTGCCATTTTAG
- a CDS encoding CO2 hydration protein: MVTTKNTNHPTNSFLSEFVDRLLSGDALLPDSPRNVLEVVGVLKSYAVVLDAYSDNLIYIADHQFLQFFPFFKYFNGDVSPQKLFRHLWHDRINFEYAEYCLKAMLWHGGGGLDSYLDTQDFQERAQAVINAKFKYNPLVTGINRFFPEFLTEQLRVSAYYSGLGQFWRVMADMFFTLSDLYDIGKITTIPQVVKHIRDGLVNNAANPITYEVKIQNQVYEILPKSIGLTFLADTAVPYVEAVFFRGTPFQGTVSYNAQAYQVPVDQSRFQYGALYADPLPIGGAGIPPTLLMQDMRHYLPEYLHEIYRNSPRGEDDLRVQICMSFQKSMFCVTTAAITGLMPYPADTSKSEERKENEVFLQKWLKRMENSQLMAVNH; the protein is encoded by the coding sequence ATGGTAACTACTAAAAATACAAATCATCCTACAAACAGCTTCTTATCAGAATTTGTAGATCGACTACTATCAGGTGACGCATTACTTCCTGATAGTCCAAGAAATGTATTAGAAGTAGTTGGTGTTCTTAAAAGTTATGCCGTAGTTTTAGATGCCTATTCTGATAATTTAATTTACATTGCAGATCACCAATTTTTGCAGTTTTTCCCCTTCTTTAAATATTTTAACGGCGACGTTTCACCACAAAAACTATTTCGTCACCTGTGGCACGATAGAATTAACTTTGAGTATGCTGAATACTGCCTCAAAGCAATGCTTTGGCACGGTGGTGGCGGCTTAGATAGTTATTTGGATACTCAAGATTTTCAAGAAAGAGCGCAAGCGGTAATTAATGCAAAATTTAAATATAATCCTTTAGTAACGGGAATTAATAGATTTTTTCCCGAATTTTTGACTGAACAATTAAGAGTATCAGCATACTACAGTGGTTTAGGGCAATTTTGGCGAGTTATGGCTGATATGTTCTTCACCTTATCAGATCTCTACGATATCGGAAAAATTACAACGATTCCCCAAGTAGTTAAACATATTAGAGATGGACTAGTAAATAATGCAGCTAATCCCATCACCTACGAAGTCAAAATCCAGAATCAAGTATATGAAATCCTCCCTAAATCTATAGGTTTAACCTTCTTGGCAGATACAGCAGTTCCCTATGTAGAAGCAGTATTTTTCCGGGGTACGCCATTCCAAGGTACAGTATCTTATAACGCCCAAGCTTACCAAGTTCCCGTCGATCAATCGAGATTTCAATATGGCGCATTATATGCTGATCCTTTACCCATTGGTGGTGCAGGAATTCCCCCAACATTATTAATGCAGGATATGCGTCATTATTTACCTGAGTATTTACATGAAATCTATCGCAATAGTCCGCGCGGTGAAGATGATTTGCGGGTACAGATTTGTATGAGTTTTCAAAAGTCGATGTTTTGCGTTACCACAGCAGCAATTACAGGGTTAATGCCTTATCCTGCTGATACTTCAAAATCAGAAGAAAGGAAAGAAAACGAAGTATTTTTACAGAAGTGGTTGAAGAGAATGGAAAATTCGCAGTTAATGGCTGTAAATCATTGA